The following proteins come from a genomic window of Proteinivorax hydrogeniformans:
- a CDS encoding abortive infection family protein: MLEDIVNILNKYLKYDGYAIIKVGHFNKVKNLTLGTVETSNKIDRLSHEFINEQLKKCDTKLLCEDFDGAITNSRSLVEAVFIELEKKLESDPLEYDGDLNKLYKRVKKLLNLEPNRIDIDSSLKQVLGGLNSIVVGLGGIRNKMSDSHARTYKPYRHHALLVVNSAKTVASFVLDTYEYQKGKGIIK, translated from the coding sequence ATGTTAGAAGATATTGTAAATATTTTAAATAAATATTTAAAATACGATGGTTATGCAATAATTAAAGTAGGCCATTTTAATAAAGTTAAAAATCTGACATTAGGAACTGTTGAAACGTCCAATAAGATTGATAGGCTGTCTCATGAGTTTATTAATGAGCAATTAAAAAAGTGTGATACTAAGTTATTATGCGAAGATTTTGACGGAGCTATAACAAACTCTCGTTCATTAGTTGAAGCTGTATTTATTGAATTAGAGAAAAAGTTAGAAAGTGATCCACTAGAGTATGATGGGGATCTAAATAAATTATATAAGAGAGTAAAGAAATTGCTTAACTTAGAGCCTAATAGGATAGATATAGATAGTTCTTTGAAACAAGTATTAGGTGGATTAAATAGTATTGTTGTCGGCTTAGGTGGTATTAGAAATAAAATGAGCGACTCACATGCTAGAACATATAAACCATATAGACATCACGCATTATTGGTAGTAAATTCAGCAAAGACAGTCGCAAGTTTTGTTTTAGATACATATGAATATCAAAAAGGTAAGGGAATAATAAAGTGA
- a CDS encoding S41 family peptidase has product MIKLNHSLILFLCTITIILFTGCESNEVQQQVEIPEEIKELVAENRSFAPVDDEKELIDEFNKLLYEYEDFGEEPDDKFVEIDERVTFITAEEAIADVEYFFGILKYGYAAYEYFGGDDKFLNAKENIIDEINQKEEKLYNRELEMILEQNLDFIQDGHFRIGMRQLYQEYIYYSSDEFSFLKDDNGFYTLIDNNKYYLTDIDDGDIEDYIKLSINEEGELVYFLGGLYPSTRLEQHIDITLQSEDDKTTETVSLQKVSASENVGEEIYTYGEVDSIPIIGIRAMHWQTNREEELLANFTEDAKKLKNEDHFIIDVRGNTGGYVIYPIEWIENYTGEKVQRSTVSSTLFTNTTTDAIKRGGVRDIEEIRLQDYYPGWAPTYYSNPQLRKNSTPIFVITDKNTGSSGESFIDYLAKLDNVIFIGTNTAGVSLVGNNHNYILPNSLTRVQFGQTLILNPDLSDSEGVGFKPDFWVAPDKAIESISKFINNYL; this is encoded by the coding sequence GTGATTAAATTGAATCATTCTTTAATCCTTTTTCTGTGTACCATAACTATAATTCTTTTTACAGGGTGTGAAAGTAATGAGGTGCAGCAGCAGGTAGAAATTCCAGAAGAAATAAAGGAACTGGTTGCTGAAAACCGATCTTTTGCACCTGTTGATGATGAAAAGGAATTAATTGATGAGTTTAATAAGCTGCTCTACGAGTATGAAGACTTTGGTGAAGAGCCTGATGATAAATTTGTTGAAATAGATGAACGGGTAACCTTTATAACAGCTGAGGAAGCTATAGCTGATGTGGAGTATTTTTTCGGCATCCTTAAATATGGATATGCGGCATATGAATACTTTGGTGGGGATGATAAATTTTTAAACGCCAAAGAAAACATCATTGATGAAATTAACCAAAAAGAAGAAAAACTATACAACAGGGAATTAGAAATGATCTTAGAACAAAATTTAGACTTTATACAGGACGGTCACTTTAGAATTGGGATGAGGCAATTATATCAAGAGTATATTTATTATAGTAGTGATGAATTTTCTTTCTTAAAGGATGATAACGGATTCTACACTTTAATAGACAATAATAAGTATTACTTAACAGATATAGATGATGGTGATATAGAAGATTATATAAAACTCTCAATTAATGAAGAAGGAGAACTAGTGTATTTTCTAGGTGGCCTGTATCCTTCGACAAGATTAGAACAGCACATTGATATAACCCTTCAATCAGAGGATGATAAAACAACGGAAACTGTGTCTTTGCAAAAAGTAAGTGCATCAGAAAATGTTGGAGAAGAGATATATACCTACGGAGAAGTGGATTCCATTCCTATAATAGGAATTCGGGCAATGCATTGGCAAACAAATAGGGAAGAAGAACTTCTAGCAAACTTTACCGAAGATGCAAAGAAACTAAAGAACGAGGATCACTTTATAATTGATGTAAGAGGGAACACAGGGGGATATGTTATTTATCCAATAGAATGGATAGAAAACTATACCGGCGAAAAAGTCCAAAGAAGTACTGTGTCAAGTACTTTATTTACTAACACTACAACTGATGCAATAAAAAGGGGGGGAGTTAGGGATATTGAAGAAATTCGTCTACAAGATTATTACCCTGGTTGGGCACCAACATATTACAGCAACCCACAACTAAGAAAAAATTCGACTCCCATCTTTGTTATAACTGATAAAAATACGGGTTCATCTGGGGAAAGTTTTATAGATTATTTGGCAAAACTAGACAATGTTATTTTTATAGGGACAAATACTGCAGGAGTCAGCTTGGTTGGAAATAATCATAATTATATATTGCCGAATTCCCTAACAAGAGTGCAATTCGGACAAACATTAATTTTAAATCCTGATCTTAGTGATTCAGAAGGGGTGGGTTTTAAGCCTGATTTTTGGGTCGCCCCGGATAAAGCTATAGAAAGTATAAGTAAGTTTATTAATAATTATTTATAA
- a CDS encoding ABC transporter ATP-binding protein, which translates to MKKYIIGDLKLFLATVGFIFLAAFLEIRIAFMIQQIIDTGDKGSLQDFYGAVIYGLFFVVILFATNYIVKILQASLIKKSVLNLKRDIFSGILKKDIRSFQAMNSANYISVLTNDINIVEKDYFSANLEMIMHVSRLVLGSIAIFYINPYIALSIYVLGVATLAVPTLFSKGVKNRRMAHSKFLSDFTMKVKDLFAGFEVIKSFHIEDKLSDEYKKSNENVEESKFSFLKLSHLVDILGAAFGFLIFLTALSVGTYFVIIGDLTFGLLIAAVQLMNNITTPVGQIPSVYNRIQSVKSIEEKFKKAMEQNGNTKEFIPKSDFAESIQLKDVSFSYGPEKKVVNNISLSIEKGKKYAIVGGSGSGKSTLIKLLLGYFEDYDGEIKVDGRDVRQISAEDLYSFMSVIQQNVFMFDDTVKNNITLYKDFDENSLKNVLAQSGLNEMVKKLPNGLSYQVGENGANLSGGEKQRLSIARALIKGTPILILDEATSALDNKIASNIEKQILAMDDITSIVITHRLNKELLKLYDEIFVLDEGELVEQGDYYELMKNKKLFYSLCNIMGYEEKNKEGSEAS; encoded by the coding sequence GTGAAAAAATATATCATAGGAGACTTGAAGCTATTTTTAGCTACTGTAGGGTTTATATTTTTAGCTGCTTTTTTAGAGATAAGAATTGCCTTTATGATACAACAAATAATAGATACTGGGGATAAAGGGAGCTTGCAAGATTTTTATGGCGCGGTTATATATGGCTTGTTTTTTGTTGTAATTCTTTTTGCCACTAATTACATAGTTAAAATATTACAGGCTAGTCTAATTAAAAAATCAGTCTTAAATCTAAAAAGAGATATTTTTTCCGGGATTTTAAAAAAGGATATTCGCTCTTTTCAAGCCATGAACAGTGCCAATTACATTTCAGTTTTAACTAACGATATAAACATAGTTGAAAAAGACTACTTTAGCGCCAACTTAGAAATGATTATGCACGTATCACGTTTAGTGTTAGGCTCCATTGCTATTTTTTACATAAACCCATATATTGCTTTGAGTATATATGTGTTAGGAGTAGCTACCTTGGCTGTGCCGACGTTATTTTCTAAAGGTGTAAAAAACAGAAGAATGGCACATTCAAAATTTTTGAGTGATTTTACGATGAAAGTCAAAGACTTATTTGCTGGTTTTGAAGTAATTAAAAGTTTCCATATAGAGGACAAACTAAGTGACGAATATAAAAAGAGTAACGAAAATGTAGAAGAAAGTAAGTTTTCTTTTCTAAAGTTAAGCCACTTAGTTGACATACTAGGGGCTGCGTTTGGATTCCTTATTTTTTTAACAGCACTTTCTGTGGGAACATACTTTGTGATAATAGGAGATTTAACTTTTGGATTACTGATTGCTGCAGTCCAGCTTATGAATAACATTACAACGCCAGTTGGTCAAATACCATCTGTATATAATAGAATACAATCTGTTAAATCCATCGAAGAAAAATTTAAAAAAGCTATGGAACAAAATGGGAACACAAAAGAATTCATACCTAAATCAGATTTTGCTGAAAGCATTCAATTAAAAGACGTATCATTTTCATATGGACCGGAAAAAAAAGTTGTAAATAACATAAGTCTCAGCATAGAAAAAGGGAAAAAGTATGCTATTGTGGGAGGAAGTGGAAGTGGCAAAAGTACTTTAATAAAGCTTTTGCTAGGTTACTTTGAAGATTACGATGGAGAAATAAAAGTTGATGGACGAGATGTTAGACAAATATCTGCTGAAGATTTGTATTCTTTTATGTCAGTGATTCAGCAAAATGTTTTTATGTTTGATGACACTGTAAAAAATAATATCACATTGTATAAAGACTTTGACGAAAACTCCCTAAAAAATGTCCTAGCTCAATCAGGATTGAATGAAATGGTTAAAAAGCTACCCAATGGATTGTCGTATCAAGTGGGAGAAAATGGTGCGAATCTATCTGGAGGAGAAAAACAAAGGTTATCTATAGCCAGGGCTCTGATTAAGGGTACGCCCATACTTATATTAGATGAAGCTACTTCAGCTCTTGATAATAAAATAGCTAGCAATATAGAAAAGCAGATCCTAGCAATGGATGATATAACATCTATTGTAATAACTCACCGGCTGAATAAAGAGTTACTGAAGTTATATGATGAAATTTTTGTATTAGATGAAGGGGAACTGGTAGAACAGGGAGATTACTATGAGTTAATGAAAAACAAAAAGCTATTTTACAGCTTGTGTAATATTATGGGCTACGAAGAAAAAAACAAGGAAGGTAGCGAAGCTAGTTGA
- a CDS encoding helix-turn-helix domain-containing protein: protein MDRIIDVVCEKVDISKKELAQKTKQQSYVDARKAIILLSTRYSTVTNIEISNRLGISSPVISNVKRGKGDVSDSVKKLMREVSQQIAKEY, encoded by the coding sequence ATAGATAGAATTATAGATGTGGTTTGTGAGAAAGTTGACATTAGCAAAAAAGAACTGGCCCAAAAAACAAAACAGCAAAGCTATGTAGATGCTAGAAAAGCAATTATATTATTAAGCACCAGATATAGTACTGTAACAAACATTGAAATTAGTAATAGGCTAGGGATTTCCTCACCTGTAATATCTAATGTTAAAAGAGGGAAAGGGGATGTATCAGACTCAGTGAAAAAGTTAATGAGAGAGGTATCGCAGCAGATAGCTAAGGAATATTAA
- a CDS encoding IS110 family transposase gives MMQGQQMIVGVDVGYYNHHVAIGLAGDILKDFEIPHSQKGFRYFFNQITSFVQAYEVSDIVVGMEGTNGHARPLDQMVKDKGYMLLNVNNLKFARFKEIFATPEKNDRMDARQIVTLMMMAPMMEQGKEVLQEVHNTSEIETKLKRISRRRHQIVKEKVIIQNRMQADLQSVCPGFLKMFASVDAFYVLRFLSCRPDLRKLKRLRLPTILKIQGVGKGHAKKLQRWQEEASFGSEVEWVGPMIAEDASRLLALKERLIELEKQIKSLVRQSRLGSLIRSIPGFGPICSGIIAAEIGTISRFDSEAGLAIYLGMAPLDNSSGLYEGTKSPKQVNKHAKKAMMQALQHHVRRVDESKVYFQKKCDEGKKYNQALRSLGRHLTRVIWSMIKNNRKYERREKETSKAA, from the coding sequence ATGATGCAAGGTCAGCAGATGATAGTTGGTGTAGACGTAGGTTATTACAATCATCATGTAGCTATAGGCTTAGCAGGAGATATTTTAAAGGATTTTGAGATACCCCATAGCCAGAAAGGGTTTAGGTATTTCTTTAATCAAATAACATCTTTTGTACAAGCTTATGAAGTATCAGACATAGTTGTTGGTATGGAGGGGACTAATGGCCATGCTCGGCCATTAGATCAAATGGTTAAAGATAAAGGGTACATGTTACTAAATGTTAATAACCTAAAGTTTGCCCGTTTTAAAGAAATCTTCGCTACACCAGAGAAAAATGACCGCATGGATGCAAGACAAATAGTCACCCTTATGATGATGGCCCCAATGATGGAACAAGGCAAGGAAGTGCTTCAAGAAGTGCATAACACATCTGAGATTGAAACTAAATTAAAACGTATTAGTCGCCGTCGCCATCAGATAGTTAAAGAAAAAGTTATAATACAAAATAGAATGCAAGCAGATCTGCAATCTGTATGCCCAGGTTTTTTGAAAATGTTTGCATCTGTGGATGCCTTTTATGTACTGCGCTTTTTGAGCTGTCGTCCGGACTTGCGTAAGTTAAAAAGACTTAGATTACCGACAATACTCAAGATTCAAGGTGTTGGTAAAGGACATGCTAAAAAGTTACAAAGGTGGCAAGAGGAAGCTAGCTTTGGCTCAGAAGTAGAGTGGGTAGGCCCTATGATAGCAGAAGATGCTTCGCGCTTATTAGCCCTTAAAGAAAGGTTAATTGAATTAGAAAAACAAATCAAATCATTAGTTAGGCAGTCAAGATTGGGCTCTCTTATTCGAAGCATACCAGGCTTTGGCCCTATTTGTTCTGGAATAATAGCTGCAGAAATAGGTACAATTAGTAGGTTTGACTCTGAGGCTGGGTTAGCAATCTACCTAGGTATGGCTCCTCTTGACAATAGTTCTGGCCTATATGAAGGAACAAAATCACCTAAACAAGTTAACAAACATGCGAAAAAAGCTATGATGCAAGCACTGCAGCATCATGTGCGAAGGGTTGATGAATCTAAAGTTTACTTCCAAAAAAAATGTGATGAAGGCAAGAAATACAATCAAGCTCTGCGGTCCTTAGGACGGCATTTAACAAGAGTAATATGGAGTATGATCAAAAACAATAGAAAATATGAACGTCGTGAAAAAGAAACAAGTAAAGCTGCGTAA
- a CDS encoding helix-turn-helix transcriptional regulator — protein MKYNLDCFGQYLRELRGKLRLSQSDVYDFSGVSEKTLRRIEAGKVIPKFETLEALSSIYKEDLNLLLLKYRDEAYSLFLDVQGNLERKLNEDDIVNLNKNLKELSYLSKTMQNDYYVLQARQLILLTEAVIFYKLDKKFSEAYYKLLDAIKLTTSDFNLENYADFPYSSMEVRILMNIAFILNKLGDKEKYIEIMEFIFDYIESSDSIYPKVCHNLGVAYKRAKKYRKAIKFAELGIQHCKRNQQFNGLPILYYGKGVAEFDLQDNEYIRSIKKAIYLCEACGNKKLKSFILSKCKNSLKTPYDFEAVCLDD, from the coding sequence ATGAAATATAATCTTGATTGCTTTGGTCAATATTTAAGAGAGTTACGGGGTAAGTTAAGGCTTTCTCAAAGTGACGTTTATGATTTTTCTGGTGTAAGTGAAAAAACTTTGCGCAGGATTGAGGCCGGTAAGGTAATTCCAAAGTTTGAAACTTTGGAAGCTTTATCTTCTATCTACAAAGAGGATTTAAACCTTTTATTACTAAAGTATAGAGATGAAGCTTATTCACTTTTTTTAGATGTCCAGGGTAATCTAGAAAGAAAGCTTAATGAAGATGACATCGTTAATTTGAATAAGAATCTAAAAGAATTAAGCTATTTATCAAAAACAATGCAAAATGATTATTATGTTCTCCAAGCTAGACAGTTAATTTTGCTAACTGAAGCAGTTATATTTTATAAGCTCGATAAAAAATTCAGTGAAGCATACTATAAACTGTTAGATGCTATAAAACTGACTACCTCAGATTTTAACTTAGAGAACTATGCAGATTTTCCATACTCGTCTATGGAAGTTAGGATCTTAATGAATATTGCTTTTATTTTAAATAAGCTTGGTGATAAGGAAAAGTATATAGAAATTATGGAGTTTATATTTGATTACATAGAAAGTAGCGACAGTATTTACCCAAAGGTATGTCATAATTTAGGAGTAGCTTACAAAAGAGCAAAGAAGTATAGAAAAGCTATTAAATTTGCTGAGCTAGGAATTCAGCATTGTAAAAGAAACCAGCAATTTAACGGATTACCTATACTTTATTATGGAAAAGGAGTAGCTGAATTTGATTTACAGGATAATGAATATATTCGATCTATTAAAAAGGCAATCTATCTATGCGAAGCCTGCGGCAATAAAAAATTAAAAAGCTTTATACTATCCAAATGTAAAAACTCGTTAAAGACCCCATATGATTTTGAAGCAGTTTGTCTTGATGATTGA